In the genome of Panthera uncia isolate 11264 chromosome B3 unlocalized genomic scaffold, Puncia_PCG_1.0 HiC_scaffold_1, whole genome shotgun sequence, one region contains:
- the BMF gene encoding bcl-2-modifying factor isoform X2, producing the protein MEPPQCVEELEDDVFQPEDGEPGTQPGSLLSANLFAQSQLDCPLSHLQLFPLTHCCGPGLRPTSQEDKATQTLSPASPSQGVMLPCGVTEEPQRLFYGNAGYRLPLPASFPAGLPLGEQPPEGHWQHRAEVQIARKLQCIADQFHRLHMQQHQQNRRRVWWQILLFLHNLALNAEENRNGAGPR; encoded by the exons ATGGAGCCGCCTCAGTGTGTGGAGGAGCTGGAGGATGATGTGTTCCAGCCAGAGGATGGGGAGCCGGGGACCCAGCCTGGGAGCTTGCTGTCTGCTAACCTGTTTGCCCAGAGCCAGCTGGACTGCCCCCTCAGCCATCTGCAGCTCTTCCCTCTCACCCACTGCTGTGGTCCTGGGCTTCGACCCACCAGCCAGGAAGACAAGGCCACCCAGACCCTCAGTCCGGCCTCCCCGAGTCAGGGTGTCATGCTGCCTTGTGGGGTGACCGAAGAACCCCAGCGACTCTTTTATG GCAACGCTGGCTACCggctccctctccctgccagTTTCCCTGCAGGCTTGCCCCTTGGTGAGCAGCCCCCTGAAGGGCATTGGCAGCATCGAGCAGAGGTACAGATTGCCCGAAAGCTTCAGTGCATTGCAGACCAGTTCCATCGGCTTCATATGCAGCAA CACCAGCAAAACCGCCGTCGAGTGTGGTGGCAGATTCTCCTCTTCCTACACAACCTGGCTTTGAATGCAGAAGAGAACAGGAATGGGGCAGGTCCCAGGTGA
- the BMF gene encoding bcl-2-modifying factor isoform X1: MTRTSPGQKKRPRWEWLWEGPGRRCGASLSSEAGHIWGGCHPQWYFITRSFVISIGPHFPQVEGKGERKGGVLQVRPWGRGQHPRCLHCTPAGEMEPPQCVEELEDDVFQPEDGEPGTQPGSLLSANLFAQSQLDCPLSHLQLFPLTHCCGPGLRPTSQEDKATQTLSPASPSQGVMLPCGVTEEPQRLFYGNAGYRLPLPASFPAGLPLGEQPPEGHWQHRAEVQIARKLQCIADQFHRLHMQQHQQNRRRVWWQILLFLHNLALNAEENRNGAGPR; this comes from the exons ATGACCAGAACCAGCCCGGGTCAGAAGAAAAGGCCAAGGTGGGAGTGGCTCTGGGAAGGCCCAGGGAGgaggtgtggagcctccttgagcaGTGAGGCAGGCCACATTTGGGGAGGGTGTCATCCTCAGTGGTACTTTATCACCAGGTCGTTTGTCATCAGTATCGGGCCCCACTTCCCCCAGgtagaagggaaaggagaaaggaaagggggagtCCTTCAGGTTCGGCCTTGGGGCAGGGGACAGCACCCCAGATGCCTGCATTGCACCCCAGCAGGGGAGATGGAGCCGCCTCAGTGTGTGGAGGAGCTGGAGGATGATGTGTTCCAGCCAGAGGATGGGGAGCCGGGGACCCAGCCTGGGAGCTTGCTGTCTGCTAACCTGTTTGCCCAGAGCCAGCTGGACTGCCCCCTCAGCCATCTGCAGCTCTTCCCTCTCACCCACTGCTGTGGTCCTGGGCTTCGACCCACCAGCCAGGAAGACAAGGCCACCCAGACCCTCAGTCCGGCCTCCCCGAGTCAGGGTGTCATGCTGCCTTGTGGGGTGACCGAAGAACCCCAGCGACTCTTTTATG GCAACGCTGGCTACCggctccctctccctgccagTTTCCCTGCAGGCTTGCCCCTTGGTGAGCAGCCCCCTGAAGGGCATTGGCAGCATCGAGCAGAGGTACAGATTGCCCGAAAGCTTCAGTGCATTGCAGACCAGTTCCATCGGCTTCATATGCAGCAA CACCAGCAAAACCGCCGTCGAGTGTGGTGGCAGATTCTCCTCTTCCTACACAACCTGGCTTTGAATGCAGAAGAGAACAGGAATGGGGCAGGTCCCAGGTGA